The Primulina tabacum isolate GXHZ01 chromosome 7, ASM2559414v2, whole genome shotgun sequence genome includes a window with the following:
- the LOC142551084 gene encoding zinc finger BED domain-containing protein RICESLEEPER 2-like, which yields MSTPNTSSAQESCTTPVVGGVQPSANDTNETSQSKAVVELDNIQDEGDNPYAPKKRKRTSPLWIDFKEIILSDGLINAECIHCKHRMTYTKSGPTSHLLRHSRSCIRKRMNEKGQKNISISTTMSESESVNAVQNFRYDQAKIREIVSHMIIVHELPFVFAEYELFNLLMKNSSPRYQKISRATAKKDCITSYEIEKKKLVAELKDINRVSVTTDLWRSDQKISYMVVTCHYVDSSWNLQKRNLNFCDVPPPHTGIVVCDVLNKYLVEWGIENKVWTITVDNATYNDVAIRMLKENLSYKNNLPLGGKLSHVRCCAHILNLLVQDGLSEIQNIISNVRESMKHISASEFRLNIFSDIAKQLQLSSKKLVMDCCTRWNATYCMLSTALEFKDVFPRYQQRDPTYNTLPSEEDWEKVRVVCSFLQEFNEVTHIISGSEYPTSNLFLPELYNIKRLLNNTSMGEGSFMKDMVNKMKTKFDKYWGHCNLLISMAAVLDPRNKMKLIEWCFPEIYS from the exons ATGTCGACTCCAAACACATCATCTGCTCAAGAATCATGCACAACTCCTGTTGTGGGAGGAGTTCAACCAAGTGCAAATGATACCAATGAAACTTCTCAAAGCAAGGCTGTGGTTGAACTTGATAATATTCAAGATGAAGGTGATAATCCATATGCCCCGAAGAAAAGGAAACGCACATCTCCTCTATGGATTGATTTTAAAGAGATTATTCTTTCAGATGGGTTGATAAATGCTGAATGTATTCATTGCAAACATCGAATGACATATACTAAGTCTGGTCCTACATCACATTTACTTAGGCATAGCAGAAGTTGTATAAGGAAGCGGATGAACGAGAAAGGACAAAAAAATATAAGTATAAGCACAACCATGTCGGAGTCAGAATCTGTTAATGCAGTGCAGAATTTCAGATACGATCAAGCGAAGATCAGGGAGATTGTCTCTCACATGATTATTGTTCATGAATTGCCATTCGTCTTTGCAGAGTATGAATTGTTCAACTTACTGATGAAGAATTCTAGTCCACGTTATCAAAAAATCAGTCGTGCCACTGCCAAGAAAGATTGTATTACTTCTTATGAAATAGAGAAGAAAAAATTAGTGGCAGAATTAAAGGACATAAATAGGGTCAGTGTGACTACGGATTTATGGAGGTCTGATCAGAAAATTTCATATATGGTTGTCACTTGTCATTATGTGGACTCCAGTTGGAATTTGCAAAAGCggaatttgaatttttgtgATGTCCCCCCACCTCATACAGGTATAGTTGTTTGTGATGTGTTGAATAAGTATTTGGTTGAATGGGGAATTGAAAACAAGGTGTGGACAATCACAGTTGATAATGCTACATACAATGATGTAGCTATTCGGATGTTGAAAGAGAATCTCTCTTATAAAAACAATCTTCCTCTCGGTGGAAAATTGTCTCATGTGAGATGTTGTGCGCATATCTTGAATCTTTTGGTACAAGATGGGCTTTCGgagatacaaaatattatttccaATGTGCGTGAGAGTATGAAACACATATCTGCCTCAGAGTTTCGTCTTAATATTTTCAGTGATATTGCAAAACAGTTGCAATTATCTTCAAAGAAACTAGTAATGGATTGTTGCACTAGGTGGAATGCAACATATTGCATGTTGTCTACTGCTCTAGAGTTCAAGGACGTCTTCCCAAGATATCAACAAAGGGATCCTACTTATAACACTTTGCCAAGTGAGGAGGATTGGGAGAAAGTCCGTGTAGTTTGTTCTTTTCTTCAAGAATTTAATGAAGTTACCCACATCATTTCAG GTTCAGAATATCCAACTTCAAATTTGTTTCTACCTGAACTTTATAACATAAAGAGGTTGTTGAATAATACAAGTATGGGTGAAGGTAgtttcatgaaagatatggttAACAAAATGAAGACTAAATTTGACAAGTATTGGGGTCACTGTAACTTGTTAATTTCTATGGCAGCTGTATTAGATCCAAGGAATAAGATGAAGTTGATTGAATGGTGTTTTCCAGAAATCTATTCTTAA